The DNA region gagctctcaacgttgttacgggaaaggatgaagctgattggttggttcttgtcacatgacccgcggtgcgcttgcggcattctgaaaagttgagatgtttttacattttgctgtatctaaaacgtatcgaaccgaaccgaaccgaaccgtgacatcagtgtatcgtatcgaaccgaaccgtgaattttgtgaaccgttacacccctaatatatatatatatatatatatatatatatatatatatatatatatatatatatatatatatatatatatttatttatttatttatttatttacaagctTGGAAACACCATcttatgtaaattttattttattaatctgtcTGTGTTATACTCTTTGTATAGCAtttccaatgtgttttttttttctcatttgatttAAATCAATctaacacgtgtgtgtgtgtgtgtgttcgttctCAGAAAACATTCCAGAAAAGTGGACACCGGAGGTGAAGCACTTCTGCCCCAACGTTCCCATAATCCTTGTGGGCAACAAGAAGGATCTGCGAAACGATGAGCACACACGGAGAGAGCTGACTAAGATGAAGCAGGTGTGTTCCCTGGGCCGGCCATGCCTCCACCATGGGGAGTCCCATTAAAAAGCTCTTAGCAGCCAGAATTACTGCCACTCTAGAAGCCCTGATCGGTTATCATTTGTCAAACTCATTGCACAATCAGTCCAACCTCTAATAACCAATGACTGATGCCCCCGATATAATGCGTCAGCAATAGTGTTTGGTAATCTGGGCAGACAGCCTCTGTTAAATCGATCCATTTAGTTGGCAGAATTAACATCGTATGTCATAAGTCGGACAGACAGTGCTGCACAATTCTGACGTCCATCATTCAGTAACCGTAATTCGGTTTTAAATCATATTGCATGTAATGATTTAGttcccactttttttttgttttgcaggaGCCAGTTAAACCGGAGGAGGGCAGGGACATGGCCAACCGCATTAGCGCCTTTGGCTACCTCGAATGCTCAGCTAAAACTAAGGATGGTGTGAGGGAAGTATTTGAAATGGCCACCAGGGCGGCACTCCAAGTCCGCAAGAGGCAGAAGAGGAGCGGGTGCTTGCTGTTGTGAGAGAACTTTCCGGTCTTTTCCAGAATGATCTCAATAATGAAAAAactccacaaaaaaagaaagaaaggtttttgaccaaacaacacaaatacACTGGACTGTATGTCACATTTCATGCATACAAACAGGTGGAAGATGGAGGaatgtgaataaaatatgaattaaatggaCAGAGGGTGAGCAGAAAGGCAGGTTAGATCAGTATATGATATGTCTTGATTTAGTTTTCCTTATGGCACAATGTTTCTTAGaacacacttttcttttattttttttttccccttcagttTGTACTGTACGGATGATGTCAGTTGTA from Carassius auratus strain Wakin chromosome 6, ASM336829v1, whole genome shotgun sequence includes:
- the LOC113105125 gene encoding rho-related GTP-binding protein RhoA-D-like produces the protein MAAIRKKLVIVGDGACGKTCLLIVFSKDQFPEVYVPTVFENYIADIEVDSKQVELALWDTAGQEDYDRLRPLSYPDTDVILMCFSIDSPDSLENIPEKWTPEVKHFCPNVPIILVGNKKDLRNDEHTRRELTKMKQEPVKPEEGRDMANRISAFGYLECSAKTKDGVREVFEMATRAALQVRKRQKRSGCLLL